The Flavobacteriaceae bacterium 3519-10 genome includes a window with the following:
- a CDS encoding Cation efflux protein has product MSETATSTRTNFAFQRRVAIVGIVLFVAKLIAWHLTDSDAVFSDAMESIVNIVAGFLGLYSLYVASKPKDTDHPYGHGKAEFVTSGVEGALIIFAGVIIIVQAADSLLHGNVPKQLDWGMLIVAVTAGINYLMGYISYQKGIQENSLVLQSSGKHLQSDTFTTVGVVVSMILVYFTDLYWIDALVAMLFGGYIMFVGYKIIRKSLSGIMDEADPRMLVKLSKFLNEKRQREWVDIHNVRIQQHGSVLHIDAHLTLPWYFELRTAHAEMEEVYKLIGDNTDREVEFNFHLDDCKPFSCEICELWECKVRQNAFKKRIEWNEKTISQVQKHDVNT; this is encoded by the coding sequence ATGTCAGAAACAGCAACTTCAACCCGAACTAATTTTGCTTTTCAGCGCCGCGTGGCGATCGTTGGGATTGTGCTTTTCGTGGCTAAACTCATCGCCTGGCACCTAACAGACTCCGACGCGGTCTTTTCGGATGCGATGGAAAGTATTGTGAACATCGTGGCGGGATTCCTCGGGCTTTACTCGCTGTATGTTGCGTCAAAACCAAAAGATACAGATCATCCTTACGGCCACGGCAAGGCTGAATTTGTTACTTCCGGTGTGGAAGGCGCGCTGATTATATTTGCAGGCGTCATCATCATTGTGCAAGCCGCAGACTCGCTGCTGCACGGTAACGTCCCCAAGCAGCTCGATTGGGGAATGCTCATCGTGGCTGTAACCGCAGGAATTAATTATCTGATGGGCTACATCTCTTACCAGAAAGGCATCCAGGAGAATTCGCTGGTTTTGCAAAGTTCCGGCAAACATCTGCAAAGCGATACCTTTACGACCGTAGGTGTTGTAGTGAGTATGATTTTGGTATATTTTACCGATCTCTACTGGATCGATGCTTTGGTCGCAATGCTTTTTGGTGGCTACATCATGTTTGTGGGTTACAAGATTATCCGCAAATCACTGAGCGGAATTATGGATGAAGCAGACCCGAGAATGCTCGTGAAACTATCTAAATTTTTAAATGAAAAGCGCCAGCGTGAATGGGTCGACATCCACAATGTACGCATCCAACAGCACGGAAGTGTACTGCACATCGACGCGCATCTTACGTTACCCTGGTATTTCGAACTCAGGACAGCACATGCCGAAATGGAAGAAGTGTATAAGCTGATCGGCGATAATACCGATCGTGAAGTGGAATTTAATTTTCATCTCGACGACTGCAAACCTTTTTCATGCGAGATATGCGAATTGTGGGAATGCAAAGTTCGGCAAAATGCATTTAAAAAGAGAATTGAGTGGAATGAAAAAACAATTTCTCAAGTCCAAAAACACGACGTCAACACCTGA
- a CDS encoding ATP-binding protein (contains P-loop), which translates to MSLTIEIHSFSYKKGGIPADPSGNGGGFTFDCRGILNPGRIEEYKAQTGCDLPVKEFLESQTDMPKFLELVKQIVSINIENYLGRNFENLQISFGCTGGQHRSVYCAEKIAAYIRETYPQATVLLQHDEQPQLNRAFA; encoded by the coding sequence ATGAGTCTAACAATAGAAATACACAGTTTTTCATATAAAAAAGGCGGAATACCCGCTGATCCAAGCGGAAACGGCGGCGGATTTACTTTTGATTGCCGCGGAATCCTTAATCCAGGCCGCATTGAAGAATATAAAGCACAAACCGGCTGCGACCTTCCTGTAAAGGAGTTCCTCGAATCGCAAACCGACATGCCCAAATTTCTCGAACTCGTGAAACAGATCGTCTCGATCAACATCGAAAACTATCTCGGACGCAACTTCGAAAACCTCCAAATCAGTTTCGGCTGTACCGGCGGACAGCACCGATCGGTTTACTGTGCCGAAAAAATTGCCGCTTACATCCGTGAAACTTATCCCCAGGCAACGGTATTGCTTCAGCACGATGAGCAACCCCAACTTAACAGGGCTTTCGCCTAA
- a CDS encoding Nucleotidyltransferase family protein, with amino-acid sequence MKALIFAAGKGTRLKPFTDHHPKAMATVNGVPLLERNIQYVQSFGINDFVINIHHFGSQIREFLDKANNFGANIEISDEKDELLETGGGLVFARKFLDHGEDFLILNADILTDLNLNEFISYHQKNKAFATLAVSERKSSRKLLFNSDMILRGWLNSDTGEKKLADSDENLKPLAFSGIHCINPVIFNKITRTGKFSIMEEYLDLMQTEQIRGYEHHAKLIDVGRPESVLEAEKLFK; translated from the coding sequence ATGAAAGCTTTAATTTTTGCCGCGGGCAAAGGAACCCGTCTTAAGCCTTTTACAGATCATCATCCGAAAGCGATGGCGACTGTAAACGGCGTACCTCTTCTTGAACGCAACATCCAATATGTGCAGAGTTTCGGCATCAACGATTTTGTGATCAACATTCACCATTTCGGCTCTCAAATCAGAGAATTTTTAGACAAGGCAAACAATTTCGGCGCAAATATTGAAATTTCAGACGAGAAAGACGAACTGCTTGAAACGGGTGGCGGACTGGTTTTTGCAAGGAAGTTTCTGGATCATGGCGAAGATTTTCTGATCCTTAATGCTGATATCTTAACCGATCTAAACCTTAACGAATTCATCAGCTATCATCAGAAGAACAAAGCTTTCGCTACTTTAGCGGTTTCGGAGCGGAAAAGTTCAAGAAAATTACTGTTCAATTCTGATATGATTTTACGCGGCTGGCTGAATTCTGATACCGGCGAAAAAAAGTTGGCAGATTCAGATGAAAACCTGAAACCACTAGCTTTCAGTGGAATACACTGCATTAATCCTGTAATATTTAATAAAATCACACGGACAGGCAAGTTTTCGATCATGGAAGAATATCTGGATCTGATGCAGACTGAGCAGATTCGCGGTTATGAACATCACGCAAAACTGATCGATGTCGGAAGACCGGAATCGGTGCTGGAAGCTGAAAAACTATTTAAATGA